Genomic DNA from Phycisphaerae bacterium:
TCCCCGATGAATATTCGCAGCAGGTGACCCTCTTCGGGAATCTTCACGGACCTACCCTCCGGCAAGCAGAACACTCGTCCGATAGCCCGCCCACGCCGCACCCAGCCCGACAATCGTACTCAACGCCACGTTGGCCAGCGCTCGCCCGAATTGCCCTTCGCCCACGAACGCCAACGTCTCCCACGCATACGTGGAATACGTCGTAAAGCCCCCGAGCACGCCGATGAGCAGCGCCGCGCGATGCTCCTCGCGCACCAGCGACTGCTCGGCCAGCAGGTGCGCGAGCAGCCCGATCAGGAAGCAGCCGCAGACATTGACAACCAGCGTTCCCCAGGGAAACGTCCCTTTCGTCCCCTGCTGCACCCAACCCGAGACCAGATAGCGCAGCACCGAGCCCGTCGCCCCACCGGCCGCGATCCACAACAGCTTCACCATACCTCGCTCCGGCAACGCATCGTCGGCTCCTGGGATGTCAACGGATGGGTTCAGCCTACGCACCGGCAACGTGATCCGCAAGTTGCAGTATGCCGGTGACGCCCGCACGGCCCCACGTTACGATGAGCACCATGTCCGGCCCGCAGCGCATCGTCTGCCTCACCGAAGAAACCACCGAAACGCTCTACAGCCTGGGCGAGCAGGATCGCATCGTCGGCATCAGCGCCTTCACCGTCCGCCCGCCTGAAGCGCGCCGCGACAAGCCCGTCGTGTCGCAGTACATCCGCGCCGACGTGGAAAGAATCCTCGCAGTGAAGCCCGACCTCGTGCTGGCCTTCTCCGACCTCCAGGCCGACATCTGCGCCGATCTCATCCGCCGCGGACTCGCCGTGCACTGCTTCAACCAGCGAAACGTCGAGAGCATTCTGGAGATGATCCGCACGCTGTCGCGTATGGTGGACGCGGCCGACGAGGGCGAGCGCTTGTGCAATGAACTCGAAGGCAACCTGGCGCGCGCTCGCGAGGCCGCCGCCCGACTCCCCTATCACCCGCGCGTCTACTTCGAGGAGTGGCCTGACCCGATCATCACCGGCATCACCTGGGTATCCGAACTGATCGAGATCGCCGGCGGAATCGACTGCTTCGCCGACAATCGCGGCATTGGGTCCGCGAAGGACCGCGTCGTCTCGCCGGAAGAAGTGCTCCGCCGCGAGCCCGATCTCTATCTGGCTTCGTGGTGCGGGAAGAAGTTCAACCTCAACGCCGCCAAGGCTCGGCCCGGATTCGCCGACGCCCCGTTTCTGCGCGAAGGGCGCTTTGCGGAAATCGACTCCTCGATCATACTTCAACCCGGCCCGGCCGCGCTCAGTGACGGCCTCGCTGCGCTGGAGCGCGAGATCGCCCGCGTGGCGGAGATTGTAGGGTGCGTCCCCTGACGCACCACTCTTGAACAACGTAGGGTCCGCCGTGCGGACCATCTTCTGAGACATCGCAGGGACGGCCCTTCACGCACCGGATGCGAACCGTTCGCCTTGTTCTTGACCAGTGTTCTTAGAGGCGAGGACCTTCGATGAACAACCCATCTCACGACTTCACCAGCCAGCGCGCCCCGGAACCCGTCGGCGCCTTCCCCCACGCCAAGCGCGTCGGTTCGCTGCTCTTTCTCTCCGGCATCGGCCCGCGAAAGCGCGGCAGCAAGGAAATTCCCGGCGTGACCCTCGATGACCGGGGCAAGATCACCGCCTACGACATCGAGACACAGTGCCGCGCCGTTTTCGAAAACGTCCGCACCGTCCTGGAAGACGCCGGCTCAAAGTGGGAGGACATCGTCGACGTGACCGTATTTCTCACCGATATGAAGAACGACTTCCCCGTGTTCAACCGGCTCTACGCCGAGCATTTCGCCGGTCCGGGCAAGCCCAATCCCACGCGAACCACCATCGAAATCAACTGCCTGCCCACGCCCATCGCCGTGGAACTGAAGGTCATCGCCGCGGTTACCTGATTGACCAACGTCTACGCCGACTGCAACGGTGCCGGCTCCTGGGCGGGCAAGCTCTCCGAACTGCTTTCGTCCGCCTTCGGCTCCTCCAGCACGCGGCTCAGCCCCCCGCCCTCCCGCTTCCACCAGATCAACCGCAGCGCCCCCGACTCGTCCTCCACCAGCGCCGTGCAGTTCTCCACCCAATCCCCCGTGTTGATGTAGAGCACGCCCTCGACCTCGCGCATGCCCGGCTGGTGGATGTGCCCGCAGATCACCCCTTCCACGTCCTGCCGCTTGCCTTCCTTGGTCAGCAGCTCCTCGAAGCGGGTCATGAACTTCACCGCCTGCTTCACCCGCCGCTTGATCGCCCCCGACAGGCTCCAATACGGCCAGCCGAACCACCGCCGCACCGCATTCACCATCCGGTTGATCACCACGAGGTAGGCGTAGATGGAGCTTCCCAGGTGCGAGAGCCACCCATGGTACTGCACGACCGTATCGAACTCGTCCCCATGGAGCACGAGGAACCGCCGGTTGTCCGCGGTCACGTGCACCGTGTTCTGCACCACCTCCACGTCGCCGAACTGGTATCCGATAAAGTCGCGGAAGAAGTCGTCGTGGTTGCCGGGGATAAAGATGATCTTGGCGCCCTTGCGGGAACGCTTCAGCAGCTTGTGGATGACATCGTTGTACTGCGCGGGCCAGTACCACTTCTTCCGCAGGGCCCAGATATCCACGATATCGCCCACGAGGTAGAGATAGTCGCAGTGCAGCGAGTCCAGGAAATCATACAGCGCCTCCGACTGGCAGTCGCGCGTGCAGAGGTGAACGTCGGAAATCCAGACGCTGCGGTAAAAAGTCTTCATGACGGCGTGTTCCGTACGTCGGCCGGACGGGCGGCGCAAAGCTCACCCGCAAAGCACTCGATCGCCTCCAACGCCTCCAGCTCACCGTCGCGCCGATCCCGCTTCACGTTGCGAAGGAACTTTTCCTCGTCGGCCAGGAACTCGCGAATCACCGTCGCCGATACGTGACGGCGCTTCACCTGTCGGCCGATGCCCAGCTTGTCAATCTGGTGCGCGTTGAGCCGCTGCTCGATGCAGTTGATGGGCATACCCAGAATGGGCTTGCCGAAGTAGAGCACTTCACCCATGAGCTGGTTGCCCGTGGTCGCGAAGACCGCCCGGCAACCGGCCAGGTCCTCGATGAACGGCAGATTGGCCAGTGGCTTGAACTGGATGTTGCCCTGCAATCCGCGCCGCGGCGTGCCGTAAACCTTGACGGGAACATCCAAACCAAGCAGCGCCTTTTCCACCCGCGGCGTGAACTCGGCCGACCCCGTACTCAGGTAGACCAGAAGATAGTCCCCGCGCGTCGGCTCCGTCTGCCGCACTTCCGTACGTATCACCGGACCCACCACGCAGACCCCCGGACGACGCGCCGGCGCCGTGAAGAAACTCGACACGATCACCCGCTCGCTGGTCCCGAAAAGCATGCGATACGCGGCCGCGTTGGTCCGGCAGCGGAGCCGGTCCATCGGCGAAAGATCAAGCCGGCAATGAACCAGCAACCCGAAGTGATCGAAGCTGATGCGCGGAACGCCCATCCGCCGCGCCGCCCAGAGGGTCAGCGCCTCGGAATCCGAAATCACCACGTCGGCGCGGAAGTCGCGGAGGATGTCCTGCACCATGTCCGTCGCCGGTCCGTGGAGCCAGAAATCAAACACCGCCGGCGCGTTGCGCGTCACCGTCAGGTAGGGTGAAAGCTCCCCGCCGACCGTGTAACGATGTTGCAGCGTGGGGATGCGTACCGGTGAAAAATCCGGCCAGAGAGCCTCGTAGGCATTGCCGCCCGCCAGAATGAGCAGCTCATGGCGAGCGGCCAGATGCGGCAGCACCGCCCGAGCCCGCATGGCGTGGCCGCGCCCGTATCCGTGAATCCCGTAGGCGATTCTCATACGCTTCTCGAACTATCGCCCTCGGCCCGAAGAACGTCAAGCAAACACAAACTTCATACAACCCGACCTGCTCTGCCTTGTTTCGCGCCCTGCGATCGCTCCGCTACACTGCCCCCGACCCTGAACCGACTTGAGAGGTTTCCGTGCTTCGCGAATTCATCCGACTTCCCCGCTCCGTGCACATTCTGTGCCTGGGCACGCTGATCAACCGTGCGGGGACCTTCTTGCTGCCCTTCCTCGCGATCTACCTGAAGCAGCACGGATTGAGCGAAATCTTCGCCACGTTCGCCATGGGGCTCTATGGCTTGGGCTGGTTCGTGGCGTCCATGGTTGGCGGACACCTCGCCGACCACGTGGGACGCAAGCGCATCATGATGATCAGCCTGCTGGGATCTGCCTCCGTTCTACTCGTATTCCCGCTTCTGACCGGCCCTGTCACGATCCTTGCCGCCCTTTTCGTCCTCGCATTGCTCGCCGAGATGTACCGGCCGGCCGCCTCCGCCATGATCGCCGACATCACCCCGCCGGAGCATCGCCCCCACGCATTCGGGCTGATGTATGTGGCCATCAACCTGGGATTCACGATCGCCGCCGTCGTCGGCGGGATCGTCAGCCGTATCTCGTTCCCTCTTCTTTTTCTGTGCGACGCGCTCACCGCCGCGGCGTATGCCATGCTGATCCTCTTCACCCTGGGGGAGACCTTGCTCTCGTCGGTGCAAAGCAACACCACCGCCTCAGTCAATCGAACGGACGAAAGCGTCGCCAAGCCCATCACCTTCGTCGCCGCCGTCCGGCACATCCTTACCGACCGCGTCTTCCTCGCCTGCTGGTTCGGGTCGTTCGGCCTCTCGTTGGTATACGTTCAGGCTTTTTCCGCATTCCCGCTCTACCTGAACCGGCTCGACATAGAGTCGGACGTCTACGGCCGGATCATCGCCGTCAACGGAATTCTCATCGTGATCGTTCAGCTCCCCATGACCGGATTCATCACGCGATTCCACCGTGGCCGGGCCGTAACGCTCTCCGCGGTGGTCACGGCCGTCGGCTTTGCGATGTTCGCCGGTGTCGATTCCGCCGCCCTTTTTGCCGTCGCCGTCGCCGTCTGGACCATGGGCGAGATCATGAATGCGCCATTGATGTCGGCCATCGTCAGCGACCTCGCCCCGCCTTCCCTTCGCGCCCGCTACATGGGAGCGTTTGCCAACTGCTTCTCACTCTCCATGATGATCGGCGCTCCCCTCGGGGGATGGGTACTCGAATCCTGGGGCGGGCCAACGCTCTGGATTCTCGTCGCCGGAATGGCCCTGTGCTCCGCCGCAGCCTATGCCCTTGTCCGAAACCGAGTTACGTCGGTGCCGGGAGCCAGACCGCCTGCCGAATCGCGGTCTGAAACCGGTTTCCCCCAGGCCGACCAATCTGTCCGTGACGAGACGCCTGCGTCCTGATACAATGCGCTGTCCTGGGTCGCTGGGGGCTGCCGAGGTCGACGATTCAGGAAATCACGCGAGCCCGTTGACGCACCAATTCACTTGCGGGTTCACTTCAAAACGGCGCCCGGTCAGGCTCGTATCAAAGTAATCTTCGATTTGGCAGGGGGAGCAACCATGTCCGCAAACACGCTCATTCGCGATGTTCTGCCCTTCGGGCGCTCGAGTTACGCGGTAAGATTCCCGGTTCTGATCCTGAACCTCATCCTCCTCTCCACAGGTTCTGCCGCGGCCTTGGCCCAGGGCGTGGCGTATCGCACATCCGACGAAGGCATCGGCCCCCGCATGGACCTTGCCGGGGCGGGTCGGCACTGGGCTGACGACCTTCGCCTCGATCTCGCACCAGGCGACCGCTGCGAACTGGTCTCGTTGAAGGTCGTGTTCAACGCCCTTCCCGGCGCCACCGACATGATCGCCCTGATCGACCTGCGCAACTACCGATCAGCCTCGTCCATCCCCGGCACGAAATTCCTGCTTAACCTTGCCAGCGATGAGCCCGACGCCATCGTCGAGAGGACCATCTACTTCGCTCCAGGGATCGTCTTGCCCAACCCGGTCTACCTGACGTGGGAGCAGCGCGGGGATGACTTCAGCCCGGCCTTCTCCGAGAGTGTCGATGTCGGTGCCAACTCCGCCGAGTTTTACCAAGTAGACGACTCGGGGTGGACGCCGGTTGATCCCGCCGTTCACGGGCCGATGTTTGTCGTGGCAGAACTCACCTGCCGCACCGCCGCCGGTCCCGAGATGTGCGCGTCCGTCGTCGCCTCCGAACCCGGCGGTTGCGCCATCGACGCGCGCCGTCCGCACCCCATCGACAACCCATCGCTCCACGAGGGCTGGGACCATACGGACATCCGCATCGAGGGCGCCTGTTCGATGAGCGCTCTGGCCGCCCAGGGGCTTTATGCCTTCAGCATCCCCGATCCGGCGGCCGCGCCGACCATCGCCAAGGCGGACATGTCCTCCGGGGATCAAATCGGAGCGACGTTCGACCGGCCGATCACACCCGGCCAGTGGACCTGCGTGCGAAACCTGATGATTGGCGAAGTGGCCTGCCTCGGATTTCTTCCGGGCGATGTCAACGGCAATCGAATCAGCGACGCCGCAGACATCGGCACTTTCGTCGAATTCCTCGACGGCGCAGTCTCGCTGCCGGATTATGCTTCCGACTTGAACCGATCCGGAAGGACGACCCTCGCCGACTTGATCGAACTCGTCGACCTGCTCAACGGGGCCGGAGCTTTCGAGGCGTGGGGGCTGATCGGATCGCTTCCGGCGTGTCCCGGACGCTGACCCTTGTCCAGCCCCGGCGAAATGAACTCGCTCACGGCGGGGGTGCACACGCGCCGATGCCGATCCAGTAAATGGCCAACGCGACGCCGATGATCCCCGCGCCCACCAGCAAGACGGCGCCGATCCGGCGGACTCGGTGCGAGTGGTGAAATCGCCGTCGGCGAGGAGGATGGACGACTGCACTCAGCATGATCGGCTTGCCCGATTCCTCCGGCGTCATGTGCCGGCAATCGAGGGCGGCATTCCGGCATCAACTCCAATCGCTTCAATGGGCTGACCCGGAATCGGTCGCCGTCAAGCT
This window encodes:
- the crcB gene encoding fluoride efflux transporter CrcB translates to MVKLLWIAAGGATGSVLRYLVSGWVQQGTKGTFPWGTLVVNVCGCFLIGLLAHLLAEQSLVREEHRAALLIGVLGGFTTYSTYAWETLAFVGEGQFGRALANVALSTIVGLGAAWAGYRTSVLLAGG
- a CDS encoding cobalamin-binding protein, producing the protein MSTMSGPQRIVCLTEETTETLYSLGEQDRIVGISAFTVRPPEARRDKPVVSQYIRADVERILAVKPDLVLAFSDLQADICADLIRRGLAVHCFNQRNVESILEMIRTLSRMVDAADEGERLCNELEGNLARAREAAARLPYHPRVYFEEWPDPIITGITWVSELIEIAGGIDCFADNRGIGSAKDRVVSPEEVLRREPDLYLASWCGKKFNLNAAKARPGFADAPFLREGRFAEIDSSIILQPGPAALSDGLAALEREIARVAEIVGCVP
- a CDS encoding RidA family protein yields the protein MNNPSHDFTSQRAPEPVGAFPHAKRVGSLLFLSGIGPRKRGSKEIPGVTLDDRGKITAYDIETQCRAVFENVRTVLEDAGSKWEDIVDVTVFLTDMKNDFPVFNRLYAEHFAGPGKPNPTRTTIEINCLPTPIAVELKVIAAVT
- a CDS encoding UDP-2,3-diacylglucosamine diphosphatase, producing MKTFYRSVWISDVHLCTRDCQSEALYDFLDSLHCDYLYLVGDIVDIWALRKKWYWPAQYNDVIHKLLKRSRKGAKIIFIPGNHDDFFRDFIGYQFGDVEVVQNTVHVTADNRRFLVLHGDEFDTVVQYHGWLSHLGSSIYAYLVVINRMVNAVRRWFGWPYWSLSGAIKRRVKQAVKFMTRFEELLTKEGKRQDVEGVICGHIHQPGMREVEGVLYINTGDWVENCTALVEDESGALRLIWWKREGGGLSRVLEEPKADESSSESLPAQEPAPLQSA
- a CDS encoding MFS transporter; translated protein: MLREFIRLPRSVHILCLGTLINRAGTFLLPFLAIYLKQHGLSEIFATFAMGLYGLGWFVASMVGGHLADHVGRKRIMMISLLGSASVLLVFPLLTGPVTILAALFVLALLAEMYRPAASAMIADITPPEHRPHAFGLMYVAINLGFTIAAVVGGIVSRISFPLLFLCDALTAAAYAMLILFTLGETLLSSVQSNTTASVNRTDESVAKPITFVAAVRHILTDRVFLACWFGSFGLSLVYVQAFSAFPLYLNRLDIESDVYGRIIAVNGILIVIVQLPMTGFITRFHRGRAVTLSAVVTAVGFAMFAGVDSAALFAVAVAVWTMGEIMNAPLMSAIVSDLAPPSLRARYMGAFANCFSLSMMIGAPLGGWVLESWGGPTLWILVAGMALCSAAAYALVRNRVTSVPGARPPAESRSETGFPQADQSVRDETPAS